In Panthera tigris isolate Pti1 chromosome B1, P.tigris_Pti1_mat1.1, whole genome shotgun sequence, the sequence aaaaagtttttcttatCTGAGTTAGTCATCTATAACAAAGACTTTTAGTTTCACAAAAATACAACTCATATCGTTGATTTAAACAATTCACCATTCTGTTTGGGATAGTAAATGGAGGGTGAGACACCACAAAGTAAGGAAGCCTTGGGAAAATGTACAGGCTTATGAATTACCCACAGACTGAAGTTGAAAAAGTGGTGGacatttggtttttaatttttttggaagtgACTCCCATTTCTCAAACATGCTTTCTGCTTTCCATAAAACACTTGCTAGCGTGTTCCATCTGCCTGTCCTTGTATCCATCCGTGATGTTCTAAATGTGACTTTTCTGGCTTTCAAGAACAAGTTTCAATGTCAAAGCTATTTTCTACAAACATATTCCAACGTTGTTCCCGCATCGTGTTAGTGCTTTACGCATTTATGCAGTCTCTTCAGAGGGAGTGTGACACAAATAAGTGACATTCTGGTTTCAGAACtgaattctcaaaaatatttctcacCTATTTGGGTGAGAAATCAATCCCTggataaatgttttgttttgtttttggtgaaaaCTGTGTATTTCAGTATCCAAAAGTTGGAAGTCAGCCTTACCTCCaacttttagaaaacaagatgaaatttttgttttggtattagGATGCTATTATACCCAGGGTTCCAGAAACACCCAAATCCTGTATCTGACCAAGCCACACTTTCTGACAAATCTCTGGAGGGAAATTAGGCACAAGTAACAGtgtgcaaagaaaacaaatgtattaaTTTCTAGAGACATGAATTTAGTGCAGTGAAGCTTAGTAAGTGTTGGTTTGACTCTCTCCTGAGAGCTTCTCAGGTGTAATCTGAAACCAGATCCCATAAGAGGGGGGccggagagaccaaagaaagggGCAAGCCACTCCAGGTTGTAAgtggcagttttaataaacaaaaggaaCTTCCATAAGAGGCTTGTCTTGCGCAGCAAGACTTATCCCTGTGTCTGCCcgccaaatcttaaaagttaactgggttcagtcatgtCTACCATGCAGGTGTTTTCAACaccacatcactatctcaagACTTCTTACAGCAGCCTCTGAGATCAGGAAAGCCAAGTGGAACCCACACTCCAAAAACAGGGGAGGATGTGAGGAGCCTCTGATCACCTTGCTTCATTCAGCTCACGGGTCAACTGGCAGTCACATCTTTTTGATGACCTTTCCCAATAGTAACCTGGCcaaagatacagaacattccttCTAAGCTAGCAAGTACCTGATGGTACCTGACAACAACAGAGGGGAAGGAAGTTTGGATAGGCATTCATTTGCAACATAAAGAATCCTATTTATTATAAGATTCAGTCTGGAGTGGGTTTTCTCCACAGAGAAATCAGGGAGTGGCTACCAGAAAATGGGTAAATGGATAATACAGGAGCAAAGCAACAGTCGGAAAAATCAGCAGTTGAATGAGGGACAGAATGTATGTCTCAGAACTTGATTTAATGCTCACAGCACTTTGTTACCCTGCTACTACAGAGAAAATTCTATAAACCCTGAAGAAATTAGAGCATCTTatgaaaatacttgaaaacatTTCACAACTAAATTGTCATTTGGTGGGATCTGGCATCATTTTGGGCCTCCAGAAAATTCTTCAAGAATGTGATgttaggggcttctgggtggctcagtcggttgagcgtccgacttcagctcaggtcatgatctcatggtccatgagttcgagccctgcgtcgggctctgtgctgacagctcagaacctggagcctgcttcagattctgtgtctccctccatctctgccccttacccactcacactctgtctctctatcaaaaaatgaataaatgtcaaaaaattaaaaaaaaaataataaaaaagaatgtgatgtTAGCAGAAAGTCACCACATACAAAGTGGCCAGATGCTCTCTCTTCTGAGTTTCTACTATTGTTAGAATACTTTTGAATTTCTTGTCATTATTCAGACAAAATGTAATATTGTTGCTTTGTTTGCTTAAAAGGAGAGggacttcttaaaatgttttaaatccttAGAAGGATCTCTGGAGCATTAATaatttctgagaaatattttctcttttattaacattttagaaCACAATATGTACTACCATGGACTATACCACATAGGTTGTTATTTGggggggaaataaaaacaatccaaGACAATTTGTTCAGCAGAGCGCTCGAGGACATTCAAAAACTTTTTGAAATCAATGTGACTACCCTGAGCAGCTTGATAATTCAACTTGTTAAAGTAAATGGTCTATGGAAAGTCAAAATGTTTGTGCACATAAACATAATCAGTATGAAATGGTCAGAGCAAGAGGACCATCTATTAATTTACCATTAATGATGAGGCTGCTGTGCCTCATCATTGTTTCATGATGCTTAAGTGTACCTGCGTGTGTTGCACACACATTCAAATGGGAAGGGTTGGAGAACTCTGTAGGAATACGACTTAGATCCATAGTGCCTTGAACTTGCATGTGTAGAAGGGCTTTGCGCTGGCTGTTCCAGTTAAAATTGCCCctttaactctatttttaatattcctgACTTTCAATTCACATATAACCTCTATCCTGCCACCTTTTGCATTCTCTAATGCAGACTCATTTTGTATCAGTTCTGTTTTCACAGTGGGATATGACATTTATTGGTTTGGGAACACCGACTAAATTGGAATGCAATTCCACTATACATAAAGGTACCTACAACAGCAGGATGATATGAAtctgaataaataagaaattacaaaGGTCAGTTAGAATAAAAGTCAGAGctggtaaataaaaatacaataagtcccagaaataaaaataaaaatcagaatgcaATTACATTCCACACAAATGAATGGAGCAGGAAATGCATATAAAGTAGAGGCTTTGATGAGAAGGAGTTAGAAATAAAATTCAGCCATAGATTTATCTATTTTCTCAGGAAGACTAAATGAATGCCTGAGGAAGAATCGAGCTATGTTGTCAAACTAACAGGGTGGTAACTGGGGAGAGATAGATTTTTGTTGTCAGAAACAGTTATAATTCACTGTCTatgatgcttaataaatatcaaagttgaaggcacctggggggcttagtcagttgagtatccgacttttggtttaggctctggtcatgatctcagggtttgggagATTGAGCCgagctttgggctttgtgctaacagcttggagcctgtttgggattctgtctttgccttcctctgcccctcccctgctcacgggggtgctctctctctcaagagtagtaaataaaatttaaaataaataaaatgaataaataaatatccaagtTGATTACtgctagataatttttaaatttagcagCTGAAATAAAGCACAAATATGAGGTAATctggaaaagtaacaaaaatcaaGATAgactaagaaataaaagaataggtGAATTTCAAACATAGATCTatattaaaatgtggaaaaaattaaatctaaaaaattGTGAGCATTAAAAAGCACATGCAGAGAGAGCATATAACACAAATTTAGGGAATTAAATAAGAGATTTAAGAGAAAGCCAATATTCTCTTGTCCACAAGAGAagcacaattagaaaaaaaaaggaaagaaagaaactgctgaGGTCAGGGACAGAGCTCTTGGGTGGAGATAAATTTCACTTACAAGGCAAAATGgcaatataaagaaaatagtgAACATTGTCagaatgaacattttaattaacCAATGAGCACCATGTCACTTGATTTAGTGGCCAGTTTTCCAAGCTCATTTCACTTGACCCATCATAGGTTTTAACAAAGTTGATCATTCTTCCTTGATGCACTTTCCTCACTTGGATTCTAAGAATACCCACCACACATGGCTTGTCTCCTAGCTCTCTGGTTGCTTCTTCCCAGGCAACTTTGTTgatgttctttttcattctgaCCTCTTATTGGTTAAGAGACCAAGCTTGGTCCTTGGTCCACACACTAGCTCTTGATTTTCTCCAGGCTGGTGGCTTTCAGACTATCTGCATGCTGATAACCTCCAGCCTAGACCTTTCACAGGAGCTCCAGACTCACAGATCCAATAATTCACTTGCGTCCATCCTAGATAGACTTAATGTCCAAAGCCAAACTCCTGATCTTCCTCCTCTAACTTCCCTTCATGTACTTTTCCTCCATTACCCATGGAATTGTGGGACATTTCATTCTTGGAAGTGCCTAGGCCAAATCTTTTGGAGTCATTGTCGATCCTCCTTTCTAGCACATACCCTTTTTAAATCCACTGAGAAGTCCTTTTGTTCTAACTTCAAACTATATTCAGAATTTGGCCAATTTTAAGGACCTCTCAACCATTTCCACCCCAATCTGAGCCACCATCAGCTGTCATGACATGAAGGAAACGGCCTCCTAATTGGTCACTCCGTGTTTATCTTCATCTTCCTGTAGTCTGTCCTATATACGCCAGTGGAATCATCAGAAACCTACATCCGGGTAGATTGTttctctgcttggaattctgcaATGGCTCTTCACTAAACTCAGCGAAGCAAAAGTTCATGCAAGCATTTGTCAGGCTCTATATGATCTAGCCTGCTCCCCCGTGACCCTTCCAACCTTCATTTCTATGACCCTACTCTGCTGCCATTAACTCAGAGAGCCACAGTTATCCCCTTGCTTTTCACCAAACACATGAGATATGCTCTTACCTTGGAGCCTTTGCTCTGGATGTTGTCTCAGCCTGGAATATTCTGCCCTTAGCCACTTGCTTGACCAACTTTTTCAACTTCTGAAATCTTTGCTCAAATTTCACCTTGATGAGGCTTACCTTGACCActccttttaatatttcaagTTGACAACAGCCCATACTCCTAccattcaaaatttcaaattgcCTTACTTTGttctgcttttgattttgttCCACAGTATTTACAACTTTCGAATATGCCACACAATCATTTATTAAATCTATTATTTATTGGTTGTATCCTTCCGCTGAGCTATAAGAGAGAAgaggtttggattttttttaagcctacaGGAAGtcactttatttacagaaaacagtaatttgaGGAGTCTTGTTCACAGAGGGTGACCATCCCCCTTCCTGCTGGTGCTATTGGAGGGCTTGGGAGTGACATCCTCAGTCCTCCTTGATCTTCATCCCTGAACAGGCAAGGTCTCTGAGGGCTGACTATGATCCAGGCCCAggagttttgattttctttcctcctgtgtACTGGGGTTCTATGTGGAGGGCAGTGATGCCCAGCCTCTTGAACCTCTGTTCCATATCCTGGGTGGCCCACATGACTGCATATGGAGAAGACTCATCTTTGCCAGCCTTCACCTTCATCCTACCAATCACATGGGCAGGTGGCTTCTTTGCCAGAAAGGTGGGTGGTGCCATAGATGAAAGTGTTGTTGAAAGATATAAAGATATGGTAGACACTAAACACTTTTTCTTCTTCGGCCACCTGAGGTCTgagactgttctttctccttttccttctccttgcaAGGTGCTATTTCTGTGCATCTTCTCAGACTCCATCACCAGAAAGAGCGAGAGCAGAGGGTTTTGACTGTATTATTCCCTAACATATCCAAAGCACACTGGATTGAATTACTAGCTGAACCAAATGAGCTTATCTTCATACACTGAACTTTCAGGGTTATAatctatgtacatatattttttaagaccaTTGGGGATGGCTCAAAACATCCTCCAAATAACACGCATATTCAATATGGGTTAAAGGCGCACCGCTGTCATTATTTAAGATTCACTCAGTGCTAGATTCCAAATAAAAGATCAACAACTTATATATGCCATTAC encodes:
- the LOC102972068 gene encoding 40S ribosomal protein S14-like encodes the protein MESEKMHRNSTLQGEGKGERTVSDLRWPKKKKCLVSTISLYLSTTLSSMAPPTFLAKKPPAHVIGRMKVKAGKDESSPYAVMWATQDMEQRFKRLGITALHIEPQYTGGKKIKTPGPGS